Proteins from a single region of Phycisphaeraceae bacterium D3-23:
- a CDS encoding zinc ABC transporter substrate-binding protein translates to MQDGGIGSMKKVFAAGLLGALVLAGLAGCTQDESAEDGRITIVATTTMIADAARVIAGDDAEVVGIMRDGEDPHIYRAKPADATAIADADVVLTNGLHLEATLGHIVENKATGVVAHLAEQDGITPITGQDGEGAPDPHCWMDVQIFKQYVEGIRDALVEADPDHAEGYRERADAYLAELDALDAWVREQFEAVPEAQRVIITSHDAFNYFGRAYGVEVHGVVGISTEQQASPRDIQRLETLVRERGVKAVFHETSVVQSLNDLVEQVADSTGIRVGGSLYSDSLGKPDTDAGTYIGMIRHNTTTMVEALR, encoded by the coding sequence ATGCAAGACGGCGGTATCGGCTCGATGAAAAAGGTGTTTGCGGCGGGGCTGCTCGGCGCCCTCGTTTTGGCAGGCCTCGCCGGCTGCACGCAGGACGAGTCCGCCGAAGACGGCCGGATCACTATCGTCGCGACGACGACGATGATCGCGGACGCCGCGCGGGTGATCGCGGGTGACGACGCCGAGGTCGTGGGCATCATGCGTGACGGCGAGGACCCGCACATCTACCGCGCCAAGCCCGCCGACGCGACCGCGATCGCCGATGCGGATGTCGTCCTCACCAACGGGCTTCATCTCGAAGCGACGCTGGGGCACATCGTCGAAAACAAAGCCACCGGCGTCGTCGCCCACCTCGCCGAGCAGGACGGCATCACCCCCATCACCGGTCAGGACGGCGAGGGCGCACCCGACCCGCACTGCTGGATGGATGTGCAGATCTTCAAGCAGTATGTCGAGGGCATCCGCGACGCGCTGGTCGAGGCGGACCCGGACCACGCCGAGGGCTACCGAGAACGCGCCGACGCCTACTTGGCCGAGCTCGACGCGTTGGATGCCTGGGTGCGCGAGCAGTTCGAGGCGGTGCCCGAGGCCCAGCGGGTTATCATCACGAGCCACGACGCGTTCAACTATTTTGGCCGGGCGTACGGTGTCGAGGTGCACGGCGTCGTGGGCATCAGCACCGAGCAGCAGGCGAGCCCGCGCGATATCCAGCGGCTCGAAACACTCGTGCGTGAGCGCGGCGTCAAGGCCGTGTTCCACGAGACGTCGGTGGTGCAGTCGCTCAATGACTTGGTTGAGCAGGTCGCCGACTCGACCGGCATCCGCGTGGGCGGCTCGCTCTACAGTGACTCGCTGGGCAAGCCCGACACGGACGCGGGCACCTACATCGGGATGATCCGGCACAACACCACGACGATGGTCGAGGCGCTGCGCTAG
- a CDS encoding metal-dependent transcriptional regulator has protein sequence MDASTTTQDYIKAVYQLQQRQPGRGLVAMGHLAEALDVTPGTATTMVKRFADEGLLDYTPRKGVRLTARGRKLARAVLRRHRIVETFLVQVLGLDWAEVHEEAEVLEHAVSEKVLDKLDAYLGHPTADPHGSPIPPAPGSGPMRTIEMRPLTDCRPGQSVTVGRLLDTLPRFLQFAERNGLTPGTQLTVITNDPAADAITVKVGRAAPTTLGSVAAGKVLVTGD, from the coding sequence ATGGACGCATCGACGACGACGCAGGACTACATCAAGGCCGTGTACCAGCTCCAGCAGCGCCAGCCGGGCCGTGGGCTCGTCGCGATGGGCCACCTGGCCGAAGCGCTCGACGTCACGCCGGGCACCGCGACGACGATGGTCAAGCGCTTCGCCGACGAGGGGCTGCTGGACTACACCCCGCGCAAGGGCGTCCGGCTCACGGCGCGCGGGCGGAAGCTCGCGCGGGCGGTGTTGCGCCGCCACCGCATCGTCGAGACGTTCCTGGTGCAGGTACTTGGGCTCGACTGGGCCGAGGTCCACGAGGAGGCCGAGGTGCTGGAGCACGCCGTCTCCGAGAAGGTGCTCGACAAGCTCGACGCGTACCTGGGCCACCCCACCGCCGACCCGCACGGCTCGCCGATCCCGCCCGCGCCCGGGAGCGGGCCGATGCGCACGATCGAGATGCGCCCGCTGACCGACTGCCGCCCGGGTCAAAGCGTTACCGTCGGGCGGCTGCTCGACACGCTGCCCCGGTTCCTGCAATTCGCCGAGCGCAACGGGCTCACACCCGGCACGCAACTCACCGTCATCACCAACGACCCCGCCGCCGACGCGATCACCGTCAAGGTCGGCCGAGCCGCGCCGACCACACTCGGCAGCGTCGCCGCAGGCAAGGTGCTGGTCACGGGTGATTGA
- a CDS encoding metal ABC transporter ATP-binding protein, with the protein MLKAETQPDLTQTPVVQAEGLTVAYDARPVLRSVSFSVMPGEMVGVIGPNGAGKSTLLKCMLGLIDADYGRVRLFGDSVRSQRGRVAYVPQTESVDWDFPVTVFDVVMMGRALSGPLGWPRKGDKQSAARALEQVGMAKFAKRHIRQLSGGQQRRVFLARALCQEAELLLLDEPFAGVDAASEQAIFTLIDDIRDLGKTVMVVNHDLSILERFDRVLMLNQRVIALGPPGETVNDDNLRATYGGRLSLLDQADETLRRRRMNRDPHLDRTTPD; encoded by the coding sequence ATGCTGAAAGCCGAGACACAACCCGATTTGACGCAGACGCCGGTCGTCCAGGCCGAAGGGCTCACCGTCGCGTACGACGCCCGGCCGGTGCTGCGGTCGGTCTCGTTCTCGGTCATGCCCGGCGAGATGGTCGGGGTGATCGGCCCCAACGGCGCGGGCAAGAGCACGCTGCTCAAGTGTATGCTCGGGCTCATCGACGCCGACTACGGCCGGGTCCGTCTGTTCGGCGATTCGGTGCGGTCGCAGCGCGGGCGGGTGGCGTACGTGCCGCAGACCGAGTCGGTGGACTGGGACTTCCCGGTGACGGTGTTCGATGTCGTGATGATGGGGCGGGCGCTCTCGGGACCATTGGGCTGGCCACGCAAGGGCGATAAGCAGTCGGCCGCGCGGGCGCTCGAGCAGGTCGGGATGGCGAAGTTCGCGAAGCGACACATCCGCCAGCTCTCGGGCGGGCAGCAGCGGCGCGTGTTCCTCGCGCGGGCGCTGTGCCAGGAGGCGGAGTTGCTGCTGCTCGACGAGCCATTCGCCGGGGTGGATGCCGCGTCGGAGCAGGCGATCTTTACGCTGATCGACGACATCCGCGACCTGGGCAAGACCGTCATGGTCGTGAACCACGACCTGTCGATCCTCGAGCGCTTTGACCGGGTCCTGATGCTGAACCAGCGTGTGATCGCGCTGGGCCCGCCGGGCGAGACCGTGAACGATGACAACCTGCGCGCGACGTATGGCGGCCGGCTGTCGCTGCTCGACCAGGCGGACGAGACGCTGCGGCGTCGGAGAATGAACCGTGACCCCCACCTTGATCGCACTACTCCAGATTAG